The proteins below come from a single Piscinibacter gummiphilus genomic window:
- a CDS encoding DUF2917 domain-containing protein, giving the protein MQVAIVPVTRLQRRQTFQLRARRGERIECQSGELWVTQDGDPRDIILGPRECFTLDRAGTAVVSALKDAAFVYRRSASLAQNPRPAAEDKLALPDCAAAAY; this is encoded by the coding sequence ATGCAAGTCGCCATCGTTCCCGTCACCCGCCTGCAACGGCGCCAGACCTTCCAACTGCGCGCCCGCCGCGGCGAGCGCATCGAATGCCAGAGCGGCGAACTGTGGGTCACGCAAGACGGCGACCCGCGCGACATCATCCTCGGGCCGCGGGAGTGCTTCACGCTCGACCGCGCGGGCACGGCAGTGGTGTCAGCCCTGAAGGATGCCGCCTTCGTCTACCGCCGGTCGGCCAGCCTGGCCCAAAACCCCAGGCCCGCGGCAGAAGACAAGCTCGCGCTGCCCGATTGCGCGGCAGCAGCCTACTGA
- a CDS encoding NADH-quinone oxidoreductase subunit M: MGLISLAIWLPIVAGVLLLALGRDEHAKAVRWMALIAAVVSFLVTIPLITGFDNGTAAMQFQENFAWIERFRVRYHLGLDGISVWFVLLTAFITIIVVIAAWEVIDERVNQYMGAFLILSGIMIGVFSALDGLLFYVFFEATLIPMYIIIGVWGGPRRVYAAFKFFLYTLAGSLLMLIALIFLYFKSGSSFEIQTWHNVPLTMGEQTLLFFAFFAAFAVKVPMWPVHTWLPDAHVEAPTGGSVVLAAIMLKLGAYGFLRFSLPITPDASHKWTWVIVALSLIAVIYIGLVALVQQDMKKLVAYSSIAHMGFVTLGFFIFSELGVSGGLIQMISHGFVSGAMFLCIGVLYDRVHSREIASYGGVVNTMPKFTAFAVFFAMANCGLPGTGGFVGEWMVILGTVKASFWLGALAATALVFGAAYNLWMVKRVYFGPVANDNVRALKDINAREFAMLAALAIATLWMGLYPKPFTDTMHVSVTELLKHVAVSKLN; encoded by the coding sequence ATGGGTTTGATCAGTCTCGCCATCTGGCTGCCGATCGTCGCGGGCGTCTTGCTGCTCGCGCTCGGCCGCGATGAACACGCCAAGGCCGTGCGCTGGATGGCGCTCATCGCCGCCGTCGTCAGCTTCCTCGTCACGATCCCGTTGATCACGGGCTTCGACAACGGCACCGCGGCCATGCAGTTCCAGGAGAACTTCGCCTGGATCGAACGCTTCCGCGTGCGCTACCACCTGGGCCTGGACGGCATCTCGGTGTGGTTCGTGCTCCTCACTGCCTTCATCACCATCATCGTGGTGATCGCCGCGTGGGAAGTGATCGACGAACGCGTGAACCAGTACATGGGCGCGTTCCTGATCCTCTCGGGGATCATGATTGGCGTTTTCTCGGCACTCGACGGCCTGCTGTTCTACGTGTTCTTCGAGGCGACGCTCATCCCGATGTACATCATTATCGGCGTGTGGGGTGGCCCGCGCCGGGTGTACGCGGCGTTCAAGTTCTTCCTCTACACGCTGGCCGGCTCGCTCCTGATGCTGATCGCGCTGATCTTCCTGTACTTCAAGTCGGGCAGCAGCTTCGAGATCCAGACCTGGCACAACGTGCCGCTCACCATGGGTGAGCAGACCTTGCTCTTCTTCGCCTTCTTCGCCGCCTTCGCGGTCAAGGTGCCGATGTGGCCAGTGCACACCTGGCTGCCCGACGCCCACGTCGAGGCACCCACCGGCGGCTCGGTGGTGCTGGCCGCCATCATGCTGAAGCTCGGGGCCTACGGCTTCCTGCGATTCTCGCTGCCGATCACGCCCGATGCCTCGCACAAGTGGACCTGGGTCATCGTGGCGCTGTCGCTCATCGCGGTGATCTACATCGGCCTCGTCGCGCTGGTGCAGCAGGACATGAAGAAGCTGGTGGCGTACTCGTCGATCGCTCACATGGGTTTCGTGACGCTCGGCTTTTTCATCTTCAGCGAGTTGGGCGTCTCGGGCGGCCTGATCCAGATGATCTCGCACGGCTTCGTGTCGGGAGCCATGTTCCTGTGCATCGGCGTGCTCTATGACCGTGTGCATTCGCGCGAGATCGCAAGCTACGGCGGCGTGGTCAACACCATGCCCAAGTTCACCGCGTTTGCGGTCTTCTTCGCCATGGCGAACTGCGGTCTGCCAGGTACCGGCGGGTTCGTCGGGGAGTGGATGGTGATCCTGGGGACCGTGAAGGCGAGCTTCTGGCTCGGTGCCTTGGCGGCGACGGCGCTGGTGTTCGGTGCGGCCTACAACCTGTGGATGGTCAAGCGCGTCTACTTCGGCCCCGTCGCCAACGACAACGTGCGCGCCCTGAAGGACATCAACGCCCGCGAATTCGCGATGCTGGCAGCGCTGGCCATCGCGACGCTCTGGATGGGCCTCTATCCGAAGCCTTTCACCGACACCATGCACGTGAGCGTGACCGAGCTGCTCAAGCACGTTGCAGTGTCCAAGCTGAACTGA
- a CDS encoding DUF1178 family protein, with amino-acid sequence MKVLNLRCAHDHAFEGWFASEDDYQSQNDRGLIECPMCGEKAISKLPSAPRLNVSGAREPSVPAAADVSGETTQAMTLQSMWMKAVQHVMATTVDVGDKFAEEARRIHYGETEERAIRGKASAEDARALQEEGIEVMALPIPAAAKGKLQ; translated from the coding sequence ATGAAGGTCCTGAACCTCCGCTGTGCCCACGACCACGCCTTCGAAGGCTGGTTCGCATCCGAAGACGATTACCAGTCGCAAAACGATCGCGGGCTGATCGAATGCCCGATGTGCGGCGAAAAGGCCATCTCGAAGCTGCCGTCGGCGCCGCGCCTGAACGTTTCGGGCGCCCGCGAGCCGAGCGTGCCGGCCGCGGCTGACGTTTCAGGCGAGACGACCCAGGCGATGACGCTGCAGTCGATGTGGATGAAGGCAGTGCAGCACGTGATGGCGACGACGGTCGACGTCGGCGACAAGTTCGCCGAAGAGGCCCGCCGCATCCACTACGGCGAAACCGAAGAGCGAGCCATTCGCGGCAAGGCTTCGGCCGAAGATGCCCGGGCCCTGCAGGAAGAAGGCATCGAGGTCATGGCCTTGCCGATCCCGGCCGCGGCCAAGGGCAAGCTTCAGTAG
- the nuoL gene encoding NADH-quinone oxidoreductase subunit L yields MTATLNPNLLLAVPLAPLAGAILAGFFGKLIGRRGSHVATILGVLVSFIISAFVLKDVIDGARFNATVYEWMVLGGLKMEVGFLIDGLSAMMMVVVTFVSLMVHIYTIGYMEEDPGYQRFFSYISLFTFSMLMLVMSNNFLQLFFGWEAVGLVSYLLIGFWFTKPTAIFANMKAFLVNRVGDFGFILGIGLIVAYAGTLNYSETFAKAGDLAKLTFPMPLWGGEWMLLTVTCICLFIGAMGKSAQFPLHVWLPDSMEGPTPISALIHAATMVTAGIFMVARMSPLFELSDTALSFILVIGAITALFMGFLGIIQNDIKRVVAYSTLSQLGYMTVALGASAYSVAVFHLMTHAFFKALLFLAAGSVIIGMHHDQDIRNMGGLRKYMPITWITSLLGSLALIGTPLFSGFYSKDSIIEAVHESHLWGSGFAYFAVVAGVFVTAFYSFRMYFLVFHGKEHFHHKPFPGEHDHHDDEHGHHEPHTPHEPPWVVWLPLALLAIPSVVIGYLTIQPMLYGEFFKDSIFVDLSKHHAMKEMAEAFHGAGAMALHGLQTAPFWLALAGVVTAYVFYMVKPEIPAGIKARTGFINRILENKYYFDAFNEKVLAAGARLLGTGLWKGGDAGLIDGVLINGTARGVGGIASLVREVQTGRLYWYALVMILGVLGLMTWQLWPYLSTTLGR; encoded by the coding sequence ATGACCGCGACTCTCAATCCGAACCTGCTCCTCGCCGTTCCGCTCGCGCCGCTGGCCGGCGCCATCCTCGCCGGCTTTTTCGGCAAGCTGATCGGCCGCCGTGGCAGCCACGTCGCCACCATCCTCGGTGTGCTGGTGTCGTTCATCATCTCGGCGTTTGTGCTGAAGGACGTGATCGACGGCGCGCGCTTCAACGCCACTGTCTACGAGTGGATGGTGCTCGGTGGCCTGAAGATGGAAGTCGGCTTCCTCATCGACGGGCTGTCGGCGATGATGATGGTCGTCGTGACCTTCGTGTCGTTGATGGTGCACATCTACACCATCGGCTACATGGAAGAAGACCCGGGCTACCAGCGCTTCTTCTCGTACATCTCGCTCTTCACCTTCTCGATGTTGATGCTCGTGATGAGCAACAACTTCCTGCAGCTCTTCTTCGGCTGGGAAGCGGTGGGCCTGGTGTCGTACCTGCTGATCGGCTTCTGGTTCACCAAGCCGACGGCGATCTTCGCGAACATGAAGGCCTTCCTGGTGAATCGGGTCGGCGACTTCGGCTTCATCCTCGGCATCGGGCTGATCGTCGCCTACGCCGGCACGCTGAACTACAGCGAGACCTTTGCCAAGGCGGGTGACCTCGCGAAGCTCACGTTCCCCATGCCCTTGTGGGGTGGCGAGTGGATGCTGCTCACCGTCACCTGCATCTGCCTCTTCATCGGCGCGATGGGCAAGAGCGCGCAGTTCCCGCTGCACGTGTGGCTGCCCGACTCGATGGAAGGCCCGACGCCGATCTCGGCGCTGATCCACGCGGCCACGATGGTGACGGCCGGCATCTTCATGGTGGCGCGCATGTCGCCGCTCTTCGAGCTGTCGGACACGGCGCTGAGCTTCATCCTCGTGATCGGTGCCATCACGGCGCTCTTCATGGGCTTCCTCGGCATCATCCAGAACGACATCAAGCGCGTCGTCGCGTACTCCACGCTTTCGCAGCTTGGCTACATGACGGTGGCGCTGGGTGCGTCGGCGTACTCGGTCGCGGTCTTCCACCTGATGACGCACGCCTTCTTCAAGGCGCTGCTGTTCCTCGCTGCAGGCTCGGTGATCATCGGCATGCACCACGACCAGGACATCCGCAACATGGGCGGCCTGCGCAAGTACATGCCCATCACCTGGATCACCTCGCTGCTGGGCTCGCTCGCGCTGATCGGCACGCCGCTGTTCTCGGGCTTCTACTCGAAGGACAGCATCATCGAAGCGGTGCACGAGAGCCACCTGTGGGGCTCTGGCTTCGCCTACTTCGCGGTGGTGGCGGGCGTGTTCGTCACGGCCTTCTACTCGTTCCGGATGTACTTCCTCGTCTTCCACGGCAAGGAGCACTTCCACCACAAGCCGTTCCCCGGTGAACACGATCACCACGACGATGAGCATGGCCACCATGAGCCTCATACGCCGCACGAGCCGCCCTGGGTGGTGTGGCTGCCGCTGGCGTTGCTGGCCATCCCGTCGGTGGTCATCGGCTACCTGACGATCCAGCCAATGCTCTACGGCGAGTTCTTCAAGGATTCGATCTTTGTCGACCTCAGCAAGCACCACGCGATGAAGGAGATGGCCGAGGCCTTCCACGGCGCGGGCGCGATGGCGCTCCACGGTCTGCAGACGGCGCCTTTCTGGCTGGCGCTCGCGGGGGTGGTCACGGCCTACGTGTTCTACATGGTCAAACCCGAGATTCCTGCCGGGATCAAAGCCCGCACCGGCTTCATCAATCGCATCCTCGAGAACAAGTATTACTTCGACGCCTTCAACGAGAAGGTGCTGGCCGCGGGCGCACGCCTGCTCGGCACGGGCTTGTGGAAGGGCGGCGATGCCGGGCTGATCGACGGCGTGCTCATCAACGGCACGGCACGCGGCGTGGGTGGCATCGCCTCGCTGGTGCGTGAAGTGCAGACCGGCCGCCTGTACTGGTATGCGCTGGTCATGATCCTCGGGGTGCTGGGTTTGATGACCTGGCAGTTGTGGCCCTACCTCAGCACGACGCTGGGGCGCTGA
- a CDS encoding Mpo1-like protein: protein MNPAALDPKSLKSFDEFYPFYLSEHSNRICRRLHFAGSTLALLCLAAAITLAAPLFILLGLLCGYGFAWLGHFGFEKNKPASFKRPLWSFMGDWVMYRDIWLGRIPL from the coding sequence ATGAACCCCGCCGCCCTGGACCCGAAGTCGCTCAAGAGCTTCGACGAGTTCTACCCGTTCTACCTGAGCGAGCACAGCAACCGGATCTGCCGCCGCCTGCACTTCGCGGGCTCCACGCTGGCCCTGCTCTGCCTGGCCGCAGCGATCACGCTCGCCGCGCCGCTGTTCATCCTGCTGGGCCTGCTGTGCGGCTATGGCTTCGCCTGGCTCGGGCACTTCGGCTTCGAGAAGAACAAACCGGCCTCGTTCAAGCGCCCGCTCTGGAGCTTCATGGGCGACTGGGTGATGTACCGCGACATCTGGCTCGGCCGCATCCCGCTCTGA
- a CDS encoding DUF2069 domain-containing protein — MTSALPSSQAPAAPAEPAAPATIPPFVARTRALALASLIALFVLCLAWELWLAPVGRGTLAIKALPLLIPIPGLLRNRMYTYRWVSLMVWLYFTEGVVRATSDRGLSAWLAGAEVLLCLALFTACAMHVRWRLRAAKEAQA; from the coding sequence ATGACCTCTGCCCTGCCCTCTTCCCAAGCACCGGCTGCGCCTGCCGAACCGGCCGCGCCCGCCACGATCCCGCCCTTCGTCGCCCGCACACGCGCGCTGGCGCTGGCCAGCCTGATCGCGCTCTTCGTGCTCTGCCTCGCCTGGGAGCTGTGGCTCGCACCGGTGGGCCGCGGCACGCTCGCGATCAAGGCCCTGCCCTTGCTCATCCCGATCCCCGGCCTCTTGCGCAACCGCATGTACACCTACCGTTGGGTGAGCTTGATGGTGTGGCTGTATTTCACTGAAGGTGTCGTGCGCGCCACCAGCGACCGCGGCCTCAGCGCCTGGCTCGCCGGCGCCGAGGTGCTGCTGTGCCTCGCGCTCTTCACCGCCTGCGCGATGCACGTGCGCTGGCGGCTGCGGGCGGCGAAGGAGGCCCAGGCATGA
- the gcvA gene encoding transcriptional regulator GcvA — translation MRRYRLPPLDLLEAFEAAARHLSFTRAADELALTQSAVSRQIAALEESLGVPLFQRMHRALRLTESGELFARTATGVLMQLQGATEQLRHIERQKTVVVTTTPGFAGLWLIPRLSSFTARYPGVDVRISASFTLVKLEREGVDIAIRYCASAVAGPQAVKLFGEVMTPVCSPALRRTPGKPLKKPEDLRHHTLLYTEQSHSAPLYDWSMWLRAMQLDIKPAAALYFSDYDQMVSAALRGQGVALGRLPLVDQLVRERKLVTPFNQSVASPMGYHLLRSETSADKPEVSDFSAWLMEEAAR, via the coding sequence ATGCGACGCTACAGACTGCCCCCGCTCGACCTGCTCGAAGCCTTCGAAGCCGCCGCCCGGCATCTGAGCTTCACCCGTGCGGCCGATGAACTGGCGCTGACCCAGTCGGCCGTCAGCCGCCAGATCGCGGCGCTCGAAGAGAGCCTGGGTGTGCCGCTCTTCCAGCGCATGCACCGCGCCTTGCGCCTCACTGAGTCGGGCGAGTTGTTCGCCCGCACCGCCACGGGCGTGCTGATGCAGCTGCAGGGCGCCACCGAGCAGCTGCGCCACATCGAGCGGCAGAAGACAGTGGTCGTGACCACCACGCCTGGCTTTGCGGGCCTGTGGTTGATCCCCCGGCTGTCGTCGTTCACGGCGCGCTACCCCGGGGTCGATGTGCGCATCTCGGCCAGCTTCACCCTCGTCAAGCTCGAACGCGAGGGTGTCGACATCGCCATCCGCTACTGCGCCAGTGCCGTTGCCGGCCCGCAGGCGGTGAAGCTCTTCGGCGAGGTGATGACGCCGGTATGCAGCCCGGCCCTGCGGCGCACGCCCGGCAAGCCGCTCAAGAAGCCCGAAGACCTGCGCCACCACACCTTGCTCTACACCGAGCAGTCGCACAGTGCGCCGCTGTACGACTGGTCGATGTGGCTGCGCGCGATGCAGCTCGACATCAAGCCTGCCGCCGCACTGTATTTCTCCGACTACGACCAGATGGTGAGCGCCGCGTTGCGCGGGCAGGGTGTGGCGCTCGGCCGGCTGCCGCTGGTCGACCAGCTGGTGCGCGAGCGCAAGCTGGTCACGCCGTTCAACCAGAGCGTGGCGTCACCGATGGGCTACCACCTGTTGCGTTCGGAGACGTCGGCCGACAAGCCCGAAGTCAGCGACTTCAGTGCCTGGCTGATGGAGGAAGCGGCGCGCTAG
- a CDS encoding NUDIX hydrolase, translated as MSDRHLTEERISSQQVYRGHFLDVRRDEVRLPDGTVAAREYIVHPGAVMIVPLLDDGRLVVERQYRYPMGQVMLEFPAGKLDAGEPPLRCAIRELAEETGYTAREWARAGILHNAIAYSNEGIEVWFARGLQAGERSLDAGEFLDVGIATVDELEAQAARGELTDAKTLIGLLWLQNWRSGRWALSWGPAEAASPRP; from the coding sequence ATGAGCGACCGTCATCTGACCGAAGAGCGCATCAGCTCGCAGCAGGTCTACCGCGGTCACTTCCTCGACGTCCGCCGCGACGAGGTGCGGTTGCCCGACGGGACCGTGGCCGCGCGCGAATACATCGTCCATCCGGGCGCCGTGATGATCGTGCCGCTGCTCGACGACGGTCGCCTGGTGGTCGAGCGGCAATACCGCTACCCGATGGGCCAGGTGATGCTCGAATTCCCGGCCGGCAAGCTCGATGCAGGCGAGCCGCCGCTGCGGTGTGCCATCCGCGAGCTGGCTGAGGAGACTGGCTATACGGCTCGCGAATGGGCAAGGGCGGGCATCCTGCACAACGCTATCGCGTACTCCAACGAAGGCATCGAGGTCTGGTTCGCCCGGGGCCTGCAGGCAGGCGAGCGGTCGCTCGATGCGGGAGAGTTTCTCGACGTCGGCATCGCGACCGTCGACGAACTGGAGGCCCAAGCTGCCCGCGGCGAGCTGACCGATGCCAAGACCCTGATCGGCCTCCTGTGGTTGCAGAATTGGCGCTCGGGCCGCTGGGCCTTGAGTTGGGGGCCTGCGGAGGCTGCATCCCCCCGCCCATAA
- the nuoN gene encoding NADH-quinone oxidoreductase subunit NuoN, translated as MKDMNWLAVYPELVLLVMACVVAMVDLWVKHPRRTPTYLLTQATLAVVAVMHWLYFDGGFTIYGMQRMVVTDPLGHLLGVFAAISVMIALAYARPYAEHREILKGELFTLSLFSLLGISIMLSANNFLVVYLGLELMSLSLYALTAMRRDHTESTEAAMKYFVLGALASGFLLYGLSMMYGAAGSLDIPKVFEAIATGQINKAVLVFGVVFIVAGLAFKLGAVPFHMWIPDVYQGAPTAVTLLIAGAPKLAAFAITFRLLVEGMSGVATDWQQMLMFLAVASLVVGNLAAIAQSNLKRMLAYSTIGQIGFMLLGFTPTVVSNNTFSAANGYSSALFYLVSYVLTTLGTFGIIMLLSRRGFESEEIDDFKGLAKRSPWYAAVMAIFMFSLAGIPPTVGFYAKLAVLQALVSTNDPTFITLAIVAVVLSLIGAFYYLRLVKVMYFDEPAETAPITSTGDVRVLLSLNGAAVVLFGLLPGGLMMVCANAVLLALKT; from the coding sequence ATGAAAGACATGAACTGGTTGGCCGTCTATCCCGAGCTCGTGCTCCTGGTGATGGCCTGTGTGGTGGCGATGGTGGACCTGTGGGTCAAGCATCCGCGCCGCACGCCGACCTACCTGCTGACGCAAGCGACGCTGGCCGTGGTGGCCGTCATGCACTGGCTGTATTTCGACGGCGGCTTCACCATCTACGGCATGCAGCGCATGGTCGTGACCGACCCGCTCGGGCACCTGCTGGGTGTCTTCGCTGCGATCTCGGTGATGATCGCGCTCGCCTATGCCCGGCCCTATGCCGAGCACCGCGAGATCCTGAAGGGCGAACTCTTCACGCTGAGCCTCTTCTCGCTCCTGGGCATCTCGATCATGCTCTCGGCCAACAACTTCCTCGTGGTCTACCTGGGCCTGGAGTTGATGTCGCTGTCGCTCTATGCCCTGACCGCGATGCGCCGCGATCACACCGAGTCGACCGAAGCGGCGATGAAGTACTTCGTGCTGGGCGCGCTGGCCAGCGGCTTCCTGCTGTACGGCCTGTCGATGATGTACGGCGCGGCCGGCTCGCTCGACATCCCGAAGGTCTTCGAAGCCATCGCCACCGGCCAGATCAACAAGGCCGTGCTGGTGTTCGGCGTGGTGTTCATCGTCGCCGGCCTGGCCTTCAAGCTCGGGGCCGTGCCATTCCACATGTGGATTCCCGACGTGTACCAGGGTGCGCCGACGGCTGTCACGCTGCTGATCGCAGGCGCCCCGAAGCTGGCTGCCTTCGCGATCACCTTCCGCCTGCTGGTCGAGGGTATGTCGGGTGTCGCGACCGACTGGCAGCAGATGCTGATGTTCCTCGCCGTCGCGTCGCTCGTGGTCGGCAATCTGGCCGCCATCGCGCAGAGCAACTTGAAGCGCATGCTGGCCTACTCGACCATCGGCCAGATCGGCTTCATGCTGCTCGGCTTCACGCCGACCGTGGTGTCGAACAACACCTTCTCGGCGGCCAATGGCTACTCGTCGGCGCTCTTCTACCTGGTGAGCTACGTGCTGACCACGCTCGGCACCTTCGGCATCATCATGCTGCTGTCGCGCCGCGGCTTTGAAAGCGAAGAGATCGACGACTTCAAGGGTCTGGCCAAGCGCAGCCCCTGGTATGCCGCCGTCATGGCGATCTTCATGTTCTCGCTGGCCGGCATCCCGCCGACGGTCGGGTTCTACGCGAAGCTCGCCGTGCTGCAGGCACTGGTCTCCACCAACGACCCGACCTTCATCACGCTGGCCATCGTCGCGGTGGTGCTGTCGCTGATCGGCGCGTTCTACTACCTGCGCCTCGTGAAGGTCATGTACTTCGACGAGCCGGCCGAGACAGCTCCCATCACCAGCACCGGCGACGTGCGTGTGCTGCTGTCGCTCAACGGTGCGGCCGTGGTGCTCTTCGGCCTGCTGCCAGGCGGGCTGATGATGGTCTGCGCCAACGCCGTGCTGCTCGCGCTCAAGACCTGA
- a CDS encoding FAD-binding oxidoreductase, with translation MSTALLSALRTVVGAANVMVEGDLSAYELDWRRRYRGKALAVVRPANPTEVAAVVKLCARHGAGLVPQGGNTGLVGGSVPDGSGTQVLLSLQRMNKVRAIDEANLTMTVEAGCILQAAQQAAAARGLLFPLSLAAEGSCTIGGNLATNAGGTQVLRYGNARELCLGLEVVNADGELWDGLVGLRKDNTGYDLRDLFIGSEGTLGIITAATLKLYPQPAARTTALASLETLPNAVALLQMAQARLGAGLTGFEVMNRFSLSLVRKHFPQLRQPLPEAEWTVLLEQSDTESEAHARALFEGLLESAMDAGLITDAAVAESIEQSRAMWHLRESIPLAQPEEGPNIKHDISLPVSCIPEFVAKTDAALHAAHPGTRSVNFGHLGDGNLHYNLQAPLGVDGAEFLRLHEPSVNTIVYDAVTAYGGSISAEHGVGALKRDELTHRKSPVALQMMRAIKRALDPQGLMNPGRVL, from the coding sequence ATGAGCACTGCTCTTCTGAGCGCACTGCGCACCGTGGTCGGTGCCGCCAACGTGATGGTCGAGGGCGACCTGTCGGCCTACGAGCTCGACTGGCGTCGTCGCTATCGAGGCAAGGCACTCGCCGTGGTGCGCCCCGCGAACCCGACCGAGGTGGCCGCCGTGGTGAAGCTGTGCGCGCGGCACGGCGCGGGCTTGGTGCCGCAAGGCGGCAACACCGGCCTCGTGGGCGGCTCAGTGCCCGACGGCAGCGGCACCCAGGTGCTGCTGAGCCTGCAGCGCATGAACAAGGTGCGCGCGATCGACGAGGCCAACCTCACGATGACGGTCGAGGCCGGCTGCATCCTGCAGGCGGCGCAACAGGCCGCCGCCGCGCGCGGGCTGCTGTTCCCGCTGAGTCTGGCGGCCGAAGGCAGCTGCACCATCGGCGGCAACCTCGCCACCAACGCCGGCGGCACGCAGGTGCTGCGCTACGGCAATGCGCGCGAGCTCTGCCTCGGCCTGGAAGTGGTCAACGCCGACGGTGAGCTGTGGGACGGCCTGGTCGGCCTGCGCAAGGACAACACCGGCTACGACCTGCGCGACCTCTTCATCGGCAGCGAAGGCACGCTCGGCATCATCACCGCCGCCACACTCAAGCTCTACCCGCAGCCCGCGGCGCGCACCACGGCCCTGGCCTCGCTCGAAACGCTTCCGAACGCGGTCGCGCTGCTGCAGATGGCGCAGGCGCGCCTGGGCGCCGGGCTCACCGGCTTCGAGGTGATGAACCGCTTTTCGCTGTCGCTGGTCCGCAAGCATTTCCCGCAGCTGCGCCAGCCACTGCCCGAGGCCGAGTGGACGGTGCTGCTGGAGCAGTCCGACACCGAGAGCGAGGCCCACGCGCGGGCGCTGTTCGAAGGCCTGCTGGAATCCGCAATGGACGCCGGCCTCATCACCGATGCCGCCGTGGCCGAGAGCATCGAGCAGTCGCGTGCCATGTGGCACCTGCGCGAGTCGATCCCACTGGCGCAGCCCGAAGAAGGCCCCAACATCAAGCACGACATCTCGCTGCCGGTCTCCTGCATCCCCGAGTTCGTGGCCAAGACCGACGCGGCGCTGCACGCGGCGCACCCCGGCACACGGTCGGTCAACTTCGGCCATCTGGGCGACGGCAACCTGCACTACAACCTGCAAGCGCCATTGGGCGTGGACGGGGCGGAGTTCCTGCGGCTGCACGAGCCTTCGGTCAACACCATCGTCTACGACGCCGTCACTGCCTATGGCGGCTCGATCTCGGCCGAGCACGGCGTGGGTGCGCTCAAGCGCGACGAGCTGACGCACCGCAAGTCGCCGGTGGCCCTGCAAATGATGCGGGCGATCAAGCGTGCGCTCGATCCTCAGGGCTTGATGAACCCCGGCCGGGTGCTCTGA
- a CDS encoding YihY family inner membrane protein — protein sequence MNVPTVFKQSLRARASELLETLQHWPWLDTLRTLRHRFREDRLGLTAGSLTFTTLISLVPLVTVMLALFTAFPMFSQFQVSLQKYFLQALVPDTIARPVLGALTQFASQANRLGTFGLIVLVLTALALMLTIDRTLNAIWRVRKSRPMTQRVLVYWAAVTLGPLALGVSLSITSYFISASKGLVSDVPGVVSVVLNTLQFALLAAGMASLFHYVPNTHVQWRHALAGGIFVAVAFEVAKRGLAFYLASVPTYRTVYGAFATVPILLIWIYLAWVIVLLGAVIAAYAPSLQMRVVRRPSVPGFRFLLAVGMLQELLLARQLSTHGLSAAQLSARLRTDPLQIEPLLDTLVAIDWVGRLDEAGSARYVLLCDPEATPAKPLLEQVLLDPAPAVRAFWDHARFSELKLKDVLQA from the coding sequence ATGAATGTCCCGACCGTCTTCAAGCAAAGCTTGCGAGCCCGTGCGAGCGAGCTGCTCGAGACGCTGCAGCACTGGCCGTGGCTCGACACCCTGCGCACGCTGCGCCATCGTTTTCGCGAAGACCGCCTGGGCCTGACGGCAGGTAGCCTCACCTTCACCACGCTGATTTCGCTGGTGCCGCTGGTCACGGTGATGCTGGCGCTCTTCACCGCGTTCCCGATGTTCAGCCAGTTCCAGGTGTCGCTGCAGAAGTACTTCCTGCAGGCGCTGGTGCCCGACACGATCGCCCGCCCGGTGCTGGGCGCGCTCACGCAGTTCGCAAGCCAGGCCAACCGCCTGGGCACTTTTGGCCTGATCGTGCTCGTGCTCACGGCGCTCGCGCTCATGCTCACCATCGACCGCACGCTCAACGCCATCTGGCGCGTGCGCAAGTCGCGCCCCATGACGCAGCGTGTGCTGGTGTATTGGGCCGCCGTCACGCTGGGCCCGCTCGCATTGGGCGTCAGCCTGTCGATCACCTCGTATTTCATCTCGGCCAGCAAGGGCCTGGTGAGCGATGTGCCGGGCGTGGTGAGCGTGGTGCTCAACACCTTGCAGTTCGCCTTGCTCGCGGCCGGCATGGCAAGCCTCTTCCACTACGTGCCCAACACCCACGTGCAATGGCGGCACGCGCTGGCCGGCGGCATCTTCGTGGCGGTGGCGTTCGAGGTGGCCAAGCGCGGGCTGGCCTTCTATCTCGCGAGCGTGCCGACCTATCGCACGGTGTACGGGGCGTTTGCCACCGTGCCCATCCTGCTGATCTGGATCTACCTCGCGTGGGTGATCGTGCTGCTGGGCGCGGTGATCGCGGCCTATGCACCCAGCCTGCAGATGCGGGTCGTGCGCAGGCCGTCGGTGCCCGGCTTCCGCTTCCTGCTGGCCGTGGGCATGCTGCAGGAACTGCTACTCGCGCGCCAGCTCAGCACGCATGGGCTGAGCGCGGCGCAGCTGTCGGCCCGCCTGCGCACCGACCCGCTGCAGATCGAGCCCCTGCTCGACACGCTGGTGGCCATCGACTGGGTGGGCCGGCTCGACGAGGCCGGCAGTGCGCGCTACGTGCTGCTGTGCGACCCCGAGGCCACGCCAGCCAAGCCGCTGCTGGAACAGGTGCTGCTCGACCCGGCCCCCGCCGTGCGGGCCTTCTGGGACCACGCGCGGTTTTCGGAGCTCAAGCTGAAGGACGTGCTCCAGGCCTGA